From the genome of Blastocatellia bacterium, one region includes:
- a CDS encoding Tad domain-containing protein, translating to MQRRAHDRGSIIVLTTVGLVALLGATTLAVDAGYLYVVRAQLQNAVDAAALAGAQGLMQEPGNYSATGPAVRLAIEYAARNRAAGQPVQLSPSEITFPKPNVIRIEIVRPVNTFFGIILGIRQANIRVRAAAVVAPAIGGTGGWRPLAPPDQFGHGGICVTPMDGDHGPFNPNPHTWRGISVNSDYYKSPYDSEFEGQDLSVYRDCSPGSPTGFIAPRDVDGRYIELKSNSPEYPGNFYGLALGGRGADTYRDNIVYGWGGTVRIGDTLTTEPGNMVGPTRQGVSTLIAQDPNAQLRRDPVTRQWYVWSDRYPPNESPRIVPIVLFDPTTPSRGGRTTIRVANLGAFFIEGSNGHSVFGRFIPMRLPGAIAGAPAARPARGSSGASGYLVGTVRLTDPNQY from the coding sequence ATGCAGCGAAGAGCGCATGATCGAGGGAGCATCATCGTCCTCACCACGGTGGGATTGGTCGCGCTCTTGGGAGCGACCACACTGGCTGTAGACGCGGGGTATCTCTATGTCGTGCGCGCGCAATTGCAGAACGCGGTAGATGCCGCCGCGTTGGCTGGCGCGCAGGGGCTCATGCAAGAACCGGGGAACTACTCGGCGACGGGACCGGCCGTGCGTCTGGCCATCGAGTATGCGGCGCGCAATCGGGCCGCTGGACAGCCCGTTCAGCTCTCTCCGAGCGAGATCACGTTCCCAAAGCCCAATGTTATTCGAATCGAGATCGTGCGTCCGGTGAACACGTTCTTCGGCATCATCCTCGGAATTCGTCAAGCGAATATCCGCGTGCGCGCAGCGGCCGTTGTGGCTCCGGCCATTGGGGGGACCGGGGGATGGCGTCCTTTGGCCCCGCCGGATCAATTTGGCCACGGCGGGATCTGCGTCACACCGATGGACGGGGATCATGGACCGTTCAATCCGAATCCCCACACGTGGCGAGGGATCTCCGTCAACTCCGACTATTATAAATCGCCGTACGATTCGGAATTCGAGGGGCAAGACCTGAGTGTCTATCGCGATTGTTCGCCTGGGTCACCTACTGGCTTCATCGCTCCCCGCGATGTGGATGGCCGATACATCGAATTGAAGAGCAATTCGCCAGAGTATCCGGGGAACTTCTACGGACTCGCCTTAGGTGGGCGAGGAGCCGATACGTATCGCGACAATATTGTTTATGGGTGGGGCGGGACAGTGCGGATCGGGGATACGCTCACGACGGAGCCGGGGAACATGGTCGGTCCCACGCGCCAGGGTGTGAGCACCCTGATCGCTCAAGATCCGAATGCGCAGCTCCGAAGGGATCCGGTGACGCGCCAATGGTACGTGTGGAGCGATCGCTATCCGCCAAATGAGAGTCCGCGCATCGTTCCCATCGTCCTCTTCGACCCTACGACGCCCTCGCGTGGGGGACGGACGACGATCCGCGTGGCCAATCTCGGAGCCTTCTTCATCGAGGGCAGCAACGGGCATTCTGTCTTCGGACGCTTCATTCCCATGCGGTTGCCTGGGGCCATCGCTGGCGCTCCGGCTGCGCGCCCAGCTCGCGGGAGCAGTGGCGCCAGTGGATATTTGGTCGGAACGGTACGGCTCACAGATCCGAATCAGTATTGA
- a CDS encoding bifunctional 3'-5' exonuclease/DNA polymerase, with protein MRTYRVITEPAELEALRERLLAEPALGVDTETTALDPYQGRIRLLQLATRNEIAVLDLFALGEQALDMLRPVLEGERPVKVLHNAKFDAKMLLHHAGIELGRLFDTMLASQLVAAGDMSKRHGLADVAERYLRERVEKTPQLSDWSGALSSTQLDYAARDVEVLLPLREVLIEKLKELSLVRVAKLEFECVVPTAAMELAGMPFDVERWEALVETWEQRRAQLEEALRHELARGAPQANLFGQAEINVNSPHQVLASLRQLGLLVEGTSEAELLPYRDHPAVRLLLEYRSVQKLLSTFGRGFLEHRHPVTGRLHGDFHQIGTPTGRYSCSEPNIQQVPNVPEIRACFRAPAGRRLIVADYSQVELRILAEFSQDPKMLEAFLNGLDLHRMTASWMFKVPPEEVTKEQRAIAKTINFGLMYGMGAASLAARIAEVRDGASVSLTEAEALIASYFEIYRKVGEWLRAASDTAVSIRQSRSQSGRLWRFQFDPTDREQVAAVHRLGKNFPIQGTGADILKRAMRLVYEALRPYDAQIVNSIHDEIVVEVAEEHAEEVAHLVRERMIAAGREFIKTVPIEVEVAISEAWVK; from the coding sequence ATGAGGACCTATCGCGTGATCACGGAGCCGGCCGAGCTGGAGGCGCTGCGAGAGCGATTGCTTGCAGAGCCTGCGCTCGGCGTGGATACGGAGACAACGGCGCTCGATCCCTATCAGGGGCGCATCCGCCTGCTGCAGCTTGCCACGCGCAATGAAATCGCTGTGTTGGATCTCTTCGCCCTGGGTGAGCAAGCGTTGGATATGCTGCGCCCGGTTCTGGAAGGGGAACGACCGGTCAAGGTCCTGCACAATGCGAAATTCGACGCGAAGATGCTCCTGCATCATGCCGGCATTGAGCTGGGACGCCTTTTCGATACAATGCTCGCCTCACAACTGGTGGCCGCTGGCGATATGTCGAAGCGACATGGGCTCGCGGACGTCGCCGAACGCTATTTGCGCGAGCGCGTGGAGAAAACCCCGCAATTGAGCGATTGGAGCGGAGCGCTCTCTTCGACACAGCTCGACTACGCGGCGCGCGACGTCGAAGTCCTCCTGCCGCTTCGAGAAGTGCTCATTGAGAAGCTGAAAGAACTCTCGCTCGTTCGCGTCGCGAAACTCGAATTCGAGTGCGTGGTTCCGACGGCTGCCATGGAGTTGGCCGGTATGCCTTTCGACGTGGAGCGTTGGGAGGCACTAGTTGAGACATGGGAGCAGCGACGCGCCCAACTGGAGGAAGCATTGCGCCACGAATTAGCGCGCGGAGCGCCCCAAGCGAACCTCTTCGGCCAAGCCGAGATCAACGTGAACAGCCCACATCAAGTTCTGGCCAGCTTGCGTCAGCTTGGCCTCCTCGTCGAGGGCACGAGCGAAGCGGAGCTTCTGCCCTATCGGGATCACCCAGCGGTCCGGCTCCTGCTGGAATACCGCAGCGTACAGAAGCTGCTCAGCACCTTCGGGCGCGGCTTCCTCGAACATCGGCATCCGGTGACCGGACGCCTGCATGGCGATTTCCATCAGATCGGGACGCCGACCGGACGCTACAGTTGCAGCGAACCGAACATCCAGCAGGTCCCCAATGTGCCGGAAATTCGCGCGTGCTTCCGGGCGCCAGCCGGTCGGCGATTGATCGTGGCCGATTATTCGCAAGTCGAGCTGCGCATCCTCGCCGAATTCTCCCAAGACCCGAAGATGCTCGAAGCCTTCTTGAACGGGCTGGATCTGCATCGAATGACGGCGAGCTGGATGTTCAAAGTCCCTCCGGAGGAGGTCACCAAAGAGCAACGCGCTATCGCCAAGACGATCAATTTCGGCCTGATGTACGGCATGGGCGCGGCGAGTCTAGCGGCGCGCATTGCAGAAGTTCGCGACGGAGCGAGCGTCTCACTCACTGAAGCCGAAGCGTTGATCGCCAGCTATTTCGAGATCTATCGAAAAGTGGGTGAGTGGCTGCGGGCGGCCAGCGATACGGCCGTCTCGATTCGCCAAAGCCGCTCTCAATCGGGACGCTTATGGCGCTTTCAGTTCGATCCCACAGATCGCGAACAGGTCGCGGCCGTCCACCGATTGGGGAAGAACTTTCCGATCCAGGGGACGGGCGCCGATATTCTCAAGCGAGCGATGCGGCTCGTGTATGAAGCTCTCCGTCCCTACGACGCGCAGATCGTGAATTCGATCCACGATGAGATCGTCGTCGAAGTCGCCGAGGAGCACGCCGAGGAAGTCGCGCATCTGGTGCGTGAGCGCATGATCGCGGCCGGGCGCGAGTTCATCAAAACGGTTCCCATTGAGGTCGAAGTCGCCATCTCCGAAGCTTGGGTGAAGTGA